Proteins from one Devosia chinhatensis genomic window:
- a CDS encoding 3-deoxy-7-phosphoheptulonate synthase gives MLKSTDDLRITEIKPLTTPIEVMRQHPRTDTATRTVISARHAVHNILAGQDDRLVVVVGPCSIHDPLAAMDYARRLAALRTELSGNLEIIMRVYFEKPRTTVGWKGLINDPDLDGSFNITQGLHTARALLLDVNNLGLPAACEFLDMTTPQYIADLVAWAAIGARTTESQIHRELASGLSCPVGFKNGTDGNVKIALDAVLSAAHPHHFLAVTKDGRSAIAATTGNEDGHIILRGGKTTNYDAASVDAAAQAAVNAGLNAAIMIDASHANSSKKPENQPLVLADIGGQVAAGDKRIIGVMVESNLEAGRQDLVPGTPLKYGQSITDGCIDWDSTVTTLTALAEAVEKRRAVTRQAVA, from the coding sequence ATGCTCAAATCCACTGACGACCTGCGCATCACCGAGATCAAACCGCTGACCACGCCCATCGAGGTCATGCGGCAGCATCCGCGGACCGATACGGCCACCCGCACCGTGATTTCGGCCCGCCACGCCGTCCACAACATCCTTGCCGGTCAGGATGATCGCCTGGTGGTTGTCGTCGGTCCTTGCTCGATCCACGATCCGCTTGCCGCCATGGACTATGCCCGCCGTCTCGCGGCCCTGCGGACGGAGCTGAGCGGCAATCTCGAAATCATCATGCGCGTCTATTTCGAAAAGCCGCGAACCACCGTGGGCTGGAAGGGTCTCATCAACGACCCCGATCTCGATGGCAGCTTCAATATCACCCAGGGCCTGCACACTGCCCGCGCCCTGCTGCTTGATGTCAACAATCTTGGCCTACCCGCCGCCTGCGAATTCCTCGACATGACAACGCCCCAATACATAGCCGACCTCGTGGCCTGGGCGGCTATCGGCGCACGCACCACCGAAAGCCAAATCCATCGCGAACTGGCCTCGGGCCTCTCCTGTCCTGTCGGCTTCAAGAACGGCACCGACGGCAATGTGAAGATCGCGCTCGATGCGGTGCTCTCGGCGGCGCATCCCCATCATTTCCTCGCCGTGACCAAAGACGGTCGCTCCGCCATTGCCGCCACCACCGGCAACGAAGACGGCCACATCATCCTGCGCGGCGGCAAGACCACCAATTACGATGCCGCCAGCGTCGACGCCGCCGCCCAGGCTGCCGTCAACGCTGGCCTTAACGCCGCGATCATGATCGATGCAAGCCACGCCAATTCCTCCAAGAAGCCGGAAAACCAGCCGCTGGTACTGGCCGATATCGGTGGCCAGGTGGCTGCCGGCGACAAGCGCATCATCGGCGTCATGGTCGAATCCAACCTCGAGGCCGGCCGGCAGGATCTGGTGCCCGGCACACCGCTCAAATATGGCCAGTCCATCACCGATGGCTGCATTGACTGGGACAGCACCGTCACTACGCTTACCGCGCTCGCCGAAGCCGTTGAGAAGCGCCGTGCCGTGACCCGGCAGGCGGTGGCCTGA
- the pgsA gene encoding CDP-diacylglycerol--glycerol-3-phosphate 3-phosphatidyltransferase, whose product MARNPLFLVPNIITIARILAILPIVWLVMDGDITLRIIALVLYVLAAASDWVDGFLARAWNQYSDLGRMLDPIADKLLVGILIVALAWDGSLSGWDMIPVVAILFREFFVSGLREFLGNKTVVLPVSKLAKWKTTVQLVALGIILLERIVPGLGLVSDLLLWAAGAITLWTGWLYLRASWPHLSGVGK is encoded by the coding sequence ATGGCCAGAAACCCTCTCTTCCTCGTCCCCAACATCATCACCATTGCCCGCATCCTCGCCATCCTGCCGATCGTCTGGCTGGTCATGGATGGGGACATTACCCTGCGCATTATCGCACTCGTGCTTTACGTCCTGGCTGCTGCCAGCGACTGGGTCGATGGCTTCCTCGCCCGGGCCTGGAACCAGTATTCCGATCTGGGCCGCATGCTCGACCCCATCGCCGACAAACTTCTCGTCGGCATCCTTATCGTCGCCCTGGCTTGGGACGGCAGCCTCTCGGGCTGGGACATGATCCCGGTCGTCGCCATCCTTTTTCGCGAATTCTTTGTGTCCGGCCTGCGCGAGTTTCTGGGCAACAAGACCGTGGTGCTGCCCGTCAGCAAGCTCGCCAAGTGGAAGACCACGGTCCAGCTCGTTGCCCTGGGCATCATCCTGCTCGAGCGGATCGTGCCGGGCCTTGGCCTTGTTTCCGACCTGCTGCTTTGGGCGGCCGGCGCCATAACGCTCTGGACCGGCTGGCTTTACCTGCGCGCGTCCTGGCCGCATCTGTCCGGCGTCGGCAAATGA
- a CDS encoding MoaD/ThiS family protein, giving the protein MKILYFAWLRERLNRASDEVSPPDGVVTLDDLVTWLRGRDEALDLAMTNPAIFKLSIDARIAPGHTPIAGAREIAILPPMTGG; this is encoded by the coding sequence ATGAAAATTCTTTATTTCGCTTGGCTGCGTGAGCGGCTCAATCGCGCCAGCGACGAGGTCTCTCCACCCGACGGTGTGGTCACGCTGGACGATCTGGTCACATGGCTGCGTGGTCGCGACGAAGCACTCGACTTGGCCATGACCAATCCGGCCATCTTCAAGCTCTCGATCGATGCCCGCATCGCTCCCGGCCACACCCCCATTGCCGGCGCCCGCGAAATCGCCATCCTTCCGCCCATGACCGGCGGCTGA
- a CDS encoding molybdenum cofactor biosynthesis protein MoaE yields the protein MILVSQAPFDPGAQANRFHTSHSEAGAMVSFTGLVRSDPRDPITALILECYENLARNELAAIRDAAIARFTLIDAAIIHRHGRLVPGEPIMMVATLSAHRQAAFDGAQFLMDYLKTDAPFWKQEETAQGLRWVDAKPADDAARDRWTR from the coding sequence ATGATCCTTGTCTCCCAGGCGCCATTCGATCCCGGCGCCCAAGCCAATCGCTTCCACACCAGCCACAGCGAGGCCGGCGCCATGGTGAGCTTTACCGGCCTCGTCCGCTCCGACCCCCGCGATCCGATCACCGCTCTTATCCTCGAATGCTACGAGAATCTCGCTCGCAACGAACTTGCCGCAATTCGCGATGCCGCCATCGCGCGCTTCACGCTCATTGACGCGGCCATCATCCACCGCCATGGGCGCCTGGTGCCCGGTGAACCGATCATGATGGTGGCGACACTCTCCGCCCACCGCCAGGCGGCCTTTGATGGTGCCCAGTTCCTGATGGACTACCTCAAGACGGACGCTCCCTTTTGGAAGCAGGAGGAAACCGCACAGGGTTTACGCTGGGTCGACGCCAAACCAGCCGACGACGCTGCCCGGGACCGCTGGACCCGATAA